The stretch of DNA ATTAGTTCTTTTTAGTTAATTTTTCATTTTTCAAAACTAATTGTCACATGAAATGGTATGATATATCCGACAACCCAAAAAGGGGGAATCCCCCATGGACTGGACAACGATCTTTTGGTACTGCTTCTGGGGCGGATTGGTGGCTTCGCTAGCACTCTGGCTGCTGGGTGATTGGTTGGGCGGCCTTTTGGACGGCATCTGGGAGTTTGCCTCCAGCTTGTTTCAGCCGGTCACCTTGGTAGGGGCGATCACTGCGTTTGGAGCGGCTGGCCTCATCTTAACGGAATCGACACCGTTGACCGGTATCCTGTTGATTGCCACCTCTCTTGCCATCGCCATCATCGCTTTTCTTTTGCTCTATTATCTGGTGGTACGCCCCGTCGCCGACGCCGAAA from Desmospora activa DSM 45169 encodes:
- a CDS encoding NfeD family protein, coding for MDWTTIFWYCFWGGLVASLALWLLGDWLGGLLDGIWEFASSLFQPVTLVGAITAFGAAGLILTESTPLTGILLIATSLAIAIIAFLLLYYLVVRPVADAESSSAFRLQELVGHTGEVLITIPDQGCGEVLIWTGSGHTNQIASSHRGESIPSGTRIVVRRVEDSVLWVTPVDPSQGVNKTI